In Salvia hispanica cultivar TCC Black 2014 unplaced genomic scaffold, UniMelb_Shisp_WGS_1.0 HiC_scaffold_136, whole genome shotgun sequence, the following proteins share a genomic window:
- the LOC125198318 gene encoding ethylene-responsive transcription factor LEP-like has protein sequence MSRSNDQFRYKGVDLEKRTGKYCARIFDAEEKTTKRNNLGTFDTAEEAAMAYDYAARSMHGSNAYTNFVYPDGRHRGSLTNITAPHEPEYELSPDHPAPAAAGYNYAGGSGYNSGYQQSYYGQGEGQYSGQVDYQQNTGFGQVEYPQWVPGDELPPLPQVLTSSAVGYGGGYMPPPGAGSSYSGGGGYGYGNGWQ, from the coding sequence ATGAGTCGATCAAACGATCAGTTCCGATACAAGGGCGTGGATTTGGAGAAGAGGACAGGCAAGTACTGTGCGCGGATATTCGACGCGGAGGAGAAGACAACTAAGCGAAACAATCTCGGCACATTCGACACGGCCGAGGAGGCCGCCATGGCGTACGACTACGCCGCCCGGTCCATGCACGGCTCCAACGCCTACACCAACTTCGTCTATCCCGACGGCAGGCACCGCGGTTCCCTCACCAACATCACTGCCCCTCATGAGCCCGAGTATGAGCTCTCGCCCGACCACCCCGCCCCTGCCGCCGCCGGCTACAACTACGCCGGCGGCAGCGGCTACAACTCTGGCTACCAGCAGAGCTATTACGGGCAGGGCGAGGGGCAGTATTCAGGACAGGTGGATTACCAGCAAAACACGGGGTTCGGGCAGGTGGAGTACCCGCAGTGGGTGCCGGGGGATGAgctgccgccgctgccgcAGGTCCTCACGAGCTCGGCGGTGGGGTACGGAGGCGGGTATATGCCGCCTCCGGGGGCGGGTAGTAGCTACTCCGGCGGAGGGGGGTATGGGTATGGGAATGGTTGGCAGTGA